One region of Budorcas taxicolor isolate Tak-1 chromosome 3, Takin1.1, whole genome shotgun sequence genomic DNA includes:
- the LOC128044891 gene encoding elongation factor 1-alpha 1-like, which translates to MGKEKTHINIVVIGHVDSGKSTTTGHLIYKCGGIDKRTIEKFEKEAAEMGKGSFKYAWVLDKLKAERERGITIDISLWKFETSKYYVTIIDAPGHRDFIKNMITGTSQADCAVLIVAAGVGEFEAGISKNGQTREHALLAYTLGVKQLIVGVNKMDSTEPPYSQKRYEEIVKEVSTYIKKIGYNPDTVAFVPISGWNGDNVLEPSANMPWFKGWKVTRKDGNASGTTLLEALDCILPPTRPTDKPLRLPLQDVYKIGGIGTVPVGRVETGVLKPGMVVTFAPVNVTTEVKSVEMHHEALSEALPGDNVGFNVKNVSVKDVRRGNVAGDSKNDPPMEAAGFTAQVIILNHPGQISAGYAPVLDCHTAHIACKFAELKEKIDRRSGKKLEDGPKFLKSGDAAIVDMVPGKPMCVESFSDYPPLGRFAVRDMRQTVAVGVIKAVDKKAAGAGKVTKSAQKAQKAK; encoded by the coding sequence atgggaaaggagaagaCCCACATCAACATCGTTGTCATTGGGCACGTAGATTCAGGGAAGTCTACCACGACTGGCCATCTGATCTACAAATGTGGCGGGATCGACAAGAGAACAATTGAAAAGTTCGAGAAGGAGGCTGCCGAGATGGGAAAGGGCTCCTTCAAATATGCCTGGGTCTTGGACAAACTGAAAGCTGAACGTGAGCGTGGTATTACCATTGATATCTCCCTGTGGAAATTTGAGACCAGCAAGTACTATGTTACCATCATTGATGCCCCAGGACACAGAGACTTCATCAAAAACATGATTACAGGCACATCCCAGGCTGACTGTGCTGTCCTGATTGTTGCTGCTGGTGTTGGCGAATTTGAAGCCGGTATCTCCAAGAACGGGCAGACCCGTGAGCATGCCCTTCTGGCTTACACCCTGGGTGTGAAACAACTAATTGTTGGCGTTAACAAAATGGATTCTACTGAGCCACCCTATAGCCAGAAGAGATACGAGGAAATTGTTAAGGAAGTCAGCACCTACATTAAGAAAATTGGCTACAACCCCGACACAGTAGCATTTGTGCCAATTTCTGGCTGGAATGGTGACAACGTGCTGGAGCCAAGTGCTAATATGCCATGGTTCAAGGGATGGAAAGTCACCCGTAAGGATGGCAATGCCAGTGGAACCACCCTGCTTGAAGCTCTGGATTGCATCCTGCCACCAACTCGCCCAACTGACAAACCCTTGCGTTTGCCTCTCCAGGATGTCTATAAAATTGGTGGTATTGGTACTGTCCCTGTGGGTCGTGTGGAGACTGGTGTTCTCAAACCTGGCATGGTGGTAACCTTTGCTCCAGTCAATGTAACAACTGAGGTGAAGTCTGTAGAAATGCACCATGAAGCACTGAGTGAAGCCCTTCCTGGGGACAATGTGGGCTTCAATGTCAAGAACGTGTCTGTCAAAGATGTCCGTCGTGGCAATGTGGCTGGTGACAGCAAAAATGATCCACCCATGGAAGCTGCTGGCTTCACAGCTCAGGTGATTATTTTGAACCATCCAGGCCAGATCAGTGCTGGATATGCACCTGTGCTGGACTGTCACACAGCTCACATTGCTTGCAAGTTTGCTGAGCTGAAGGAGAAGATTGATCGTCGTTCTGGGAAAAAGCTGGAAGATGGCCCTAAATTCTTGAAATCTGGTGACGCTGCCATCGTTGATATGGTTCCTGGCAAGCCTATGTGTGTCGAGAGCTTTTCTGATTATCCTCCCCTGGGCCGTTTTGCTGTGCGTGACATGAGACAGACAGTTGCTGTGGGTGTCATCAAAGCAGTGGACAAGAAGGCAGCTGGAGCTGGCAAGGTCACCAAGTCTGCCCAGAAAGCTCAGAAGGCTAAATGA